A single region of the Solwaraspora sp. WMMD406 genome encodes:
- a CDS encoding acyltransferase has product MSRLTPALGAVHGWANGQIQPDIAGGWAANPTEKPRNVQMVTDIMSAPRTFDIRRFPRLADRFDVERNSFGLIRLVFALGVLLAHARPLGYALAPLGARISANQSDLGTLAVQGFFVLSGFLVAGSALRHSLPRYLWHRTLRIFPAFWTCLLVTALIMAPLVALAEGRPLREFWTHHEGPISYLATNWFTSMNQFTISGLLSQTPYGQAMGGPSAFDGSLWTLRYELACYLLVGVLAATAVLRQAPRALIALLAGTYILILRDFAAAPGWAVRPAGVDQIGPFPLIGSFAPTWLLYFSFLFLLGATARVYMHRIPMDGKMAAVAAAIMTASLVVGGFAVVGLPCLAYLVIFAGVALPERFTRIGRKRDYSYGIYVYGFPVQQIVALFGGAQLGLTGYIALSLAGTLALAAASWHLIEEPAMTLRNATPSQFPTPFRRLSRILHTPASLLAAPRHSPSDKAAEDPASTPIPMRTSDEEHKPQQRPQPKHANETRILEDV; this is encoded by the coding sequence GTGAGCCGCCTGACACCGGCGCTCGGTGCGGTCCACGGGTGGGCGAACGGACAGATTCAGCCGGACATTGCCGGAGGCTGGGCGGCCAACCCGACTGAAAAGCCACGGAACGTGCAGATGGTGACGGACATCATGTCAGCTCCCAGAACCTTCGACATCCGCAGATTCCCGCGCCTGGCGGACCGCTTCGACGTCGAACGGAACTCGTTCGGACTGATCCGGCTGGTCTTCGCGCTCGGCGTCCTGCTGGCACACGCCCGGCCACTCGGCTACGCGCTCGCGCCCCTCGGCGCAAGGATCTCCGCCAACCAGAGCGACCTCGGCACGTTGGCTGTGCAGGGGTTCTTCGTCCTCTCTGGTTTCCTCGTCGCCGGCAGCGCGCTCAGGCACTCCCTGCCACGCTATCTGTGGCACCGCACGCTGCGCATTTTCCCGGCGTTCTGGACCTGCCTGTTGGTGACCGCCCTGATCATGGCGCCGCTCGTCGCGCTTGCTGAGGGTCGGCCACTACGCGAGTTCTGGACCCATCACGAGGGCCCGATCAGCTACCTGGCCACAAACTGGTTTACATCGATGAACCAGTTCACGATCTCCGGTCTGCTCTCCCAAACCCCTTACGGGCAGGCCATGGGAGGACCGAGCGCCTTTGACGGTTCGCTGTGGACACTCCGCTACGAACTGGCCTGCTATCTCCTGGTCGGGGTCCTCGCCGCCACCGCCGTGCTGCGCCAGGCACCCCGCGCGCTCATCGCGCTGCTGGCCGGCACTTACATACTGATACTGCGCGACTTCGCCGCCGCGCCCGGCTGGGCCGTCCGGCCGGCTGGCGTGGACCAGATCGGCCCCTTCCCGCTGATCGGCTCCTTCGCCCCCACCTGGCTGCTCTACTTCAGCTTCCTGTTCCTCCTCGGCGCGACGGCCCGCGTCTACATGCACCGCATACCGATGGACGGCAAAATGGCGGCCGTTGCCGCCGCCATCATGACGGCCAGTCTGGTCGTCGGAGGGTTCGCCGTAGTTGGCCTACCCTGCCTTGCATACCTTGTCATCTTTGCAGGTGTCGCGCTTCCTGAGCGTTTCACTCGGATCGGCCGCAAGCGCGACTACTCGTACGGAATCTACGTCTACGGATTTCCCGTCCAGCAGATCGTCGCGCTGTTCGGCGGTGCGCAACTCGGCCTGACAGGCTACATCGCACTGTCCCTGGCCGGCACCCTGGCTCTCGCCGCCGCCTCCTGGCACCTCATCGAAGAACCCGCCATGACACTACGCAACGCCACACCCAGCCAATTCCCGACCCCATTCCGCCGCCTCTCACGCATCCTCCACACGCCCGCCTCCCTCCTCGCCGCACCGCGGCATTCACCATCGGACAAAGCGGCAGAAGACCCCGCTTCCACACCAATCCCGATGCGCACCTCGGACGAGGAACACAAACCCCAACAACGACCACAACCCAAACATGCAAATGAAACCCGAATCTTGGAAGACGTCTGA